A window of Candidatus Curtissbacteria bacterium genomic DNA:
AATTTCCTCCCCTCTTTACGGAATTGTATCCGTTTTGTCGGCCAATATTAGAAATTTAGTATATGTACTCGACCAAGCATCAAAGAAAGTTTAAATATTAAAATACAAATATCAAAGTTGCATTTTTCAAAATCAAAAACTAATGAAGTTAGCTTCCATAATTTTGATTTTTAAATTTTGAATTAAGTTAAGGAGGTGAATATTATGGCAGACGACGATCAAAAACAAGACAAACCAGAAGAAAACAAACCGGAAGAAGCTCAAGCAGAAGCTCCAGCCGAACCTCAAACGGCTGAAGAACCTAAGGCAGAAGAAGCACCAAAGGAAGAACCTGAAGAGGAAGCAAAACCTACAGTCGAAGTAAGCGCAGAACTGGGAAAAATCATTGAGACAATAGAAAAACTTTCAGTTTTGGATCTTTCTCAACTCGTCAAAGCTCTCGAGGAAAGGTTTGGAGTTAGTGCCGCACCCGCAATGGTAGCTGGCGCAGCACCAGCAGCAGGCGCAGGAGAAGGCGCTGGAGCTTCGGAACAGACAACCTTCAACGTTGTTTTGACAGAATCCGGTGCCAACAAAATTTCTGTTATTAAAGTTGTTCGTGAACT
This region includes:
- the rplL gene encoding 50S ribosomal protein L7/L12, translated to MGKIIETIEKLSVLDLSQLVKALEERFGVSAAPAMVAGAAPAAGAGEGAGASEQTTFNVVLTESGANKISVIKVVRELVPTLGLKEAKDLVDSPPKPVLEGVNKENANEAKTKLEAAGAKVELK